One window of Phalacrocorax carbo chromosome 1, bPhaCar2.1, whole genome shotgun sequence genomic DNA carries:
- the LOC135313403 gene encoding prolactin-like, with protein MAPARAAGRAGAAVALALLALLLCAPGDAGCHLLTVADLFDRVIRHSGRIHSLSTALHAELEKHFPPRDNELGKPARKCHTSGMLTPNGKEYAQKIPREELTHLILKLLQAWKEPLSHFNQHIEHHQELPDDSLSKAKQISNMVHELKTGVEKVTEKMQSMGIISNSLNGMASSEATGLSISNEANMMSDSDFIHCFRRDSNKVQSYLKILKCRIMPKNSC; from the exons ATGGCCCCcgcccgggcggcggggcgagcag GTGCCGCCGTGGCTCTGGcgctgctggcgctgctgctctgtgccccgGGGGACGCCGGCTGCCACCTCCTGACCGTGGCCGATCTCTTCGACCGGGTGATCCGGCACTCGGGCAGGATCCACAGCCTCTCCACGGCGCTCCACGCCGAGCTG GAAAAACACTTTCCTCCCCGTGACAACGAGCTGGGGAAGCCCGCTCGGAAGTGCCACACGTCGGGGATGCTGACCCCCAACGGCAAAGAATACGCCCAAAAAATCCCG aGAGAAGAACTAACTCACTTGATACTGAAACTTTTGCAAGCTTGGAAGGAACCGCTTTCCCACTTTAACCAGCATATTGAGCACCATCAAGAGCTACCTGATGACAGCCTTAGCAAAGCTAAGCAAATCAGCAATATGGTACATGAGCTGAAGACTGGAGttgaaaaagtaacagaaaag ATGCAGTCAATGGGGATCATCAGCAATTCATTAAATGGAATGGCATCTTCTGAAGCCACTGGTTTATCAATTAGTAATGAAGCAAACATGATGAGTGACTCCGACTTTATTCACTGTTTCAGGAGAGACTCCAATAAAGTACAAAGCTACTTAAAAATTCTTAAATGTAGGATTATGCCAAAAAATAGTTGTTGA